The window CCACGGTCCGGCGGATCGACTCGTGCACGGCGACGCCGTCGGCCAGCAGCCTGCGGTGCCGCGACAGCAGGAACAGCGCGTAGTCGATGCCCACGCCCAGCCCGATCATCGTGGCCATGATCCCGGCCTGCTTCGGCACGTCCACGACATGCCCGAGCAGCCCGATCAGGCCCAGGCCCGCGGCCACGCTGACGAGCGCGGCGAAGATCGGCACCATCGCCGCCGTCAGCGTCCCGAACGCGAACACCAGCACCAGCAGCGCGCACACCACCCCGATGATCTCGCTGGGGCCGGTCTTGATCTCCTTGTCCGCCGGCGAGCCGCCGTCCACGGCGACGACCTCCAGACCGGCCGCCCGGGCCGGGTCGGCGGCCTTCGAGACCGCCTGCGTGGTCTCGGTGAGCTTGGCCGGGTCATGCCCCTCCATCCGCACGGTGATCAGGCCCACCTGCAGGTTGGAGGAGAGCCCGCCCGTGCGGGACGGCGCGTCGACCTGCGCGACGTGCGGCAGCGCGCGGATCCGGTCGGCGGCCTGGTCCACCGCCCGCTTGCGGCTCTCCTCCAGGAGGAACCCCTCGGGAGAGTGGACCACGAGCTGCACCGTGCCGCCCTGCGCGTAGCCGGGGCCGAACCCGGACCGCATCAGGTCATGGGCGCGCTGCGCGTCGGTGCCGGGGATCGACACGTCGTTGCTCACAGGGCTGCCCAGCACGAGGCTGCCGCCCATCAGCCCGGCGGCCGCGACCACCCATAACGCCAGCACCACCAGCCCGTGCCGGGCACACCAGCCGCCCAGCCGTCCCAGCAAGCGCGCCATCGCCCCGCCCCTCCTCGACGACCGTCCTGTACGGTCGTACAGTACCTACGATAAGTCGGGACAGATCGTGAAGGCTGTAGAGATGCCGGAAATGAGACGATGACCACAGCCGACGACACGCGCAGCCGCATCCTGGCCGCCGCCCGCGAGCTGTTCGCCGAACGCGGCTACGCGGGCACCTCGCTGGCCGACATCGCGGCGGCCGTGGGGCTGACCAAGACGGCGGTGGCCTATCACTTCCACCCCAAGGACAAGCTGGCCGCCGAACTGATCGCCCCCGCCGCCGAGGACATGCTCGCCCTGCTCGGGTCCGACCCGGCCGGCCGGCCGGCGTTCGTCGAGGCGCTGGTCGGCTTCACCGTGCGGCACCGGGCGGTGATGCGGCTGCTCATGGAGGACATCAGCGGCGCCGACCACGCCCCGCCGGGCTCGACCGGCGAGGCCATCAGGACGTTCAGGAACGAGCTGTTCGCCAAACTCGCGGGCCCGGACCCCGACGCCGAGACCCGGCTGCGCAGCTGGGCCGTGCTCGGCGCACTCCAGGGCGCCATCGTGCAGACCATGGACCTGCCGGAGAAGCAGGTCCACGACACCCTCCTCCGAGCCGCCCTGGCGATCTGAGGAGGCCACCGCCTCAGCCGCCTGCCGAGCATGCGACTCGTACACCCCCTGCCCGCCGCCGTCCCTCGCCTGCTGCCTGGTCAGCGCCCTGGACCTACGGTCACAGTCCGATGTTGGACTTGGCGCCCATGTAGGAGCCCGCCCCGGGGAACCCCGCCTGGGCCAGCTCGGCGAAGCGGGCGCTGAACCCCAGCGACGGCAGATCGGCGATGGGCACGAACCGCACACCTCGGATCGGGCTGGTATCCGCGCTCGCGGGCCAGCGCGTCGCCTAGAGGCTCGCCCTGCTCGACCTTTCCGCCGGGCAGCGACCAGGAGCGGCCGGTGTCGGTGTCCTGGTCCAGCAGCAGAATACGGTCACCCTCGATGGGCACGCCGGTGACGCGTACCTTCAGCACCCCGGCAACGTTTGAAGCGCTCCCCACGACTAAAGTCGGGGGATTCCAGCCAGCTCAGGTTCCGTCTGCGCGGTGGCCTGGGCTGCTGTTGCTTGGCGGTTCGCCTTCCGGCCCACGCGGTTGCGTGGTTTGCGCGCCCCAACCCGCACAGCCGGTCCGGCTTGTGCGTGCTCCGCCCTCCCGGCGGTGAGGATGTTCTTGGCAGCGTTCACGTCGGCGTGCTCGATGTGTCCGCACGAGGTACACCGGAAGACCGCTTGGCTCTCGCGGGACTTCCGATCCACCACCGTGCACACGTTGCACCGTTGACTGGTGTACGCCGGATTCACAGTGATCACATGGGTACCCGTATGCCGGGCCCTGCTGCGGGTGGCCAGCTCGATCCGATGCCAGCCCTTGTCCAGAATGGCGCGGTTCAGGCCGGACTTGCTCACCGCCCCATTGACAAGGAACACGCCCGGCCGTCCGGGATCCGGCCTGGGCTCGACTCCAGCGGTCATGTTCCTGACCGCCAGGGCCTCGAACACGATCAACTCGAAGTCCACCGCCAGGACATGAGCGGTCCTGGCGGCGAAGTCCTGTCGGCGGTTGCGGATCTTCCGCGCCAGGTCGGCCACCCGCGCGACGGCTCTCCTCCGCCGGGCCGACCCCCCTCATCGTCCTGGCCACGTCCCGCTGGAGCTTCCTGGCATGCTCGACCTCCCGCTCCCGAGCGAACACCTGGTGATGGAAACGCCCGTCCGAGCGGGTCACGACCTTGACCACGCCCCGGTCGACGCCGACCGCGCTGCCCGGATCGGCATGCCGCTCAGGCGTGACCACGCCGTCGTCGACGAGGAAGCTGACATACCAGTGCCTGCCGTCCCGGCTCACGGTGGCGTTCTTGACCTTCCCACCGAGCGGGCGGGTGAGGCGGAAGCGGACCCAGCCGAGCTTGGGGAGCTTCGCGCGCGCCCAGCGGCGGTTGAGCCGCTCGACCGTGATCTTCCCGCCCTCGGGGAACCGGAAACTCGGCGGATTCCTGGCCTTGGACTTCCAGCGGACCTTCCACGTTCCGTGCCGGGCACACGCCTGGTCCAGGTCGATGAGCGTCTGCTGCAGGCAGTGGCCGGGCGCCTCGGCCAGCCAACCGAAGTCCTGCTTGGCTTCGACGAGTTGGCGGGCCTGCTCGTGATAGCCGATGAACCTCCCTCGGCTCCGGTAGGTGCGGCGCTGCTCCAGGGCGGTGTTCCACACACTGCGGCAGGCCCCGCCGATCCGCTCGGCGAACCCGCTCTGCTCCTCGGTGAGGTCCAGCCGGTACCTACGCCCGCTCAGCACGACGCCTCACCGGTTCTTCCGGCTCTCGACGACATCGGCGGGTGTCCCACCCACGGTGGCCACGAAGAAGGAGTTGGTCCACAACGTCGACAGCTTCGACCTCAAGCCCGCAAACTTCTGGCGCAGGACACGCGAGGAACGGCCCTTGATGGCGTTGACCAGCTTGTGGGTGCCGCACTGTGGGTCCACCTCGACCAGCAGGTGAACGTGGTCGGGCATGACCTCCACCTCCACCGGCCACGCCCCCTGTCTCCTCGATCACCTCGCGGAGCAGCGCTTTCAGCCGCGCTTCGATCCGTCCGTCCGGCACCCCCCGCGGCACGTGGGGCACCACACCCGAAAAGGCGCACTGGAAGGTGACGTTGCCGTTCGTGCGCAAGGTCACGCCACCCGGATCAATTTACGGCGTTGATCTATCCACCGCTCAAAGATTCGACAGAAGGGCTTACCCCTATGGCTGAAGCCAGGGGTCCGCGCCCTAGACCTTCGATCGCAGCCCGCCCGGGCGGAAGCGCCCAATCGGCCGAAGCGGGTCGTGATCGCCGCCGACGGGCTGCGTCCGTCCTGCCGAAGTCCGCCGACGCCGGCCGAGGGGCCGGCCCACCCGTCACGGCTCGGTCGGGGTGGGCTGGGGAGTCTCCGTGACGGGGGGTTCGGAGGGTTCCGTGGGGTCAGGCTCGCTCTGGCCGGCTACGCCGACCGTGATCACCACGCCGCCGCCCGGCGCGGCGCAGGCGCCGGCCGCGACGCTCTGGGCCAGTACGGTGCCGACCTGCGCGTCCTCGGCCACGACCCGCCTCTGCATGGTCACGGTGAATCCGGCGGCGCGGAGCGCGGCGCGGGCCGCCGGCCCGAGGCGGCCCACGACCGCGGGCACGATGGCGCCGTGGCGCGACACGACGAGCGCCACCTTCGCGCCGCCGGAGACCCTGGTGCCCGCCCCGGGCTTGCTCGACAGGACCTGACCGTCCGGCTTGGCGGAGCAGGTGGTGCCGACCCCGCCCACGGCGAGCCCGGCGGCGCGCAGGGCGCTCTCGGCGGCCGCGCGCTGGAGGCCGGCGACGGCGGGGACGGCCAGCCCGGCCGAGACGCGCAGGGTGACCGCGCTGCCCCTGGCCACCGAGGCGCCGGCGGCGGGCCGGCTGTCCAGCACCCGGCCGACGCGCTGGCGGGAGCCGACCTGGGTGACGGCGCCGGCCACCAGCCCGGCCCGCTTGAGCGCGGCCGTGGCCGCGGCCCGGTCCAGCCCTTCCAGCGCCGGGACCCGGACGCCGACGGACGTGCGCGCGGGCGGGTCGGAGGAGCGTTCGGCCTCCGGCGCCTCCCGGTTCTCCTGGGTGGCGATGCCGTCCGACCGTTCGGGCTCGGGCTCGGCATCGGCCGGTCCGACGGTGACCACGGTCGGCACGGCGGCGGCCTGCGAGGGCTCGTCCTTGCGCAGGCCCGGCACCACCACGCTGACCAGCACGGCCGCACTCACCAGCAGCGCGGCGGACGCGGCCAGCCCGGCCCGGTTGGCCGCCCGGCCCGTGCGGCGGGTCTGCTCCGGGTCGTCGGGAACGTTCCCCATGATCCGCAACGCCACCGCGCCACGCCGCTCCTCCGGCCCGGCGCCCTGCGCGAACGCGACCCGCGAGCCCGTCTCTCCGCCGGGGACGGGTGTGACATCCGAGCCCGCCCCTCCTCCCGAGCCCGACCCGCTGCCCGGGACGGACGTGACACCGGAGCCCGACCCTCCGCCCGGGACGGACGTGACACCGGAGCCCGCCCCTCCGCCGGGCACGGACGTGACACCCCGGCTCGCTCCCGGGCCCGCCGCTCTCCAGGCGTCCGGCCCGTCCGACGACACGGGACCGGCCCCGGAGGCCGCGGCCGGCAGGTGGTAGCCGCCGGGCGTGCCGGTCGCCTCCGGCTCCGCGACGGGCACGGCGGAGGCTCCCCCCGAACCGGCCCCGGCACAGGCCACGAATCCGACCGCGGAACCGACCGCGGAACCAGACACAGAACCAGGCACAGAACCGGCCACAGGACCGGCCGCGGGGACCGCCGCCGGCGGCTCCACGCGCAGGATGTGGGGCGGAGGTGAACGCAGCACCTCCGCCGGCACCCCGTCGCCCCCGCCCAGCAACTCCAGCAGCAGTTCCCTGCTGCTCGGCCGGTTGCGGGCGTCCTTGTCCAGGCACCCCGCGACGATCTCCCGTAACCGCCCCTCCAGGCGCCCCAGATCGGGCGGCGCGGTGAGGATGCGGTGCAGCACCGGCGCCACCGAGTCCTGCCCGAACGGCGCGGAGGCGTTGGCCGCGAAGCACAGGGTGGCACCCCACGAGAACACGTCGGCCGCCCCGGTGACCGCCGAGGCGGTGATCTGCTCGGGCGCCATGTACGCGGGCGTGCCCACTCCCCTGCCGCTGACGGTCGCCGCCGCGTCGAGCGCCCGGGCCAGCCCGAAGTCGATGACGCGCGGCCCGTCGGCGCCGAGCAGCACGTTCTGCGGTTTGAAGTCGCGGTGCACGATGCCCGCCCGGTGGATCGCGGCGAGCGCCGTCGCGGTGCCGACGGCGAGCCGTTCCAGCGCGGCTCCCGTCCGCGGCCCGGTCTGCGCGACGTCGCGCGCCAGCGACGGCCCGTCGACGTACTCGCTCACGATGTAGGCCCGGCCGTCGTCGAACCCGGCCTCCACCACCTGCGCGGTGCAGAACCTGGCCACCTGCTTGGCCAGCTCCACCTCGCGCAGGAACGCCGCCCGCTCGTCCCCCACGGGACCGTGCAGCAGCTTGACCGCGTAGGTGTCCTCGTCCCTGGTCCCGAGGTACACCACGCCCTGACCGCCCTCGCCCAGGCGCCCTGACAGCTCGTACGCCCCGAGTCGCCGCGGGTCCCCCGTTCTGAGCGGGTGCGCCATTGGCACGGGGCGCCTCCCCTCGCCGCCACCCCACTTCCCTCTCCACTGAAGGCAACCGGCGCCCGCCCGTCAACGGTCCGGCCCGCAATCGCGGCCGGACCGTGACACAGCAGTTCAGAACATGTGCGACGACCTTGCCCATCGGGTGACATCCCTGGCACCCCGGGGTGCCACCTTGCTGTCGCGGCCGCCTCAGCCCGCCTCGGACCCGCCGTCTCAGACCTGTCGCCTCGGATCAGCCGCCTCAGATCAGCCGGGCGTACGCGTCGAGCACGGGCAGCACCACGTCGGCCGGGGCGCTCGGCAGGCTGGCGACGGTCTCGTCGATCCCGAGTCCGGCGTAGTAGTCGAGCTTCTCCCTCGTCGGCAGCGTCCCGAACGGGATCACGCGGGCCATCGGCCGCCCGGCCTTCTCGCACGCCTCCCGCAGGGCGGGCAGCGCGGCCTTGACGCCCCGGCCGCCGATCGGCATCCAGCCGTCGGCGTACTCGGCGACGTGCGCGAACAGTTTCGGCCCGGCCGCCCCGCCGATGTGGACGGGCGGCCCGGACACCGGCTTGGGCCACGCCCACGACGGCTCGAAGCGCGTGTGGGCGCCGTCGAAGGCGGCCACCTCGTCGCGCCACAGGGCGCGCATCGCCAGCACGTGCTCGCGCGCCACCTCGCGCCGCTCCCGGTAGGGCACGCCGTGATCGGCCATCTCGTCGGCGTTCCACCCGAAGCCGACGCCGAGCACCACGCGCCCGCCGGAGAGGTGGTCGAGGGTGGCGACGGCCTTGGCGGTGACGATGGGGTCGCGCTGGGCGGCGAGCAGGATGCCGGTGCCGACCCGCAGCCGCGAGGTGACGGCGGCGGCGTAGGAGAGCGCGACCAGCGGGTCGAACGTGCGCTTGTACTCCTCGGGAAGTTCCTCCTGCCCCGCCGGCGGCGGCGTGCGCCGGGAGATCGGGATGTGGGTGTGCTCGGGCACGTAGAGCGAGGCGAACCCGCGCTCCTCGGCGGCCCGGGCGAGCTCGTGAACCGGCATGGCCCGGTCGGTGGTGAACATCGTGACCCCGAGCCGCATGCGCCCCTCCTCACGTCAACCAAGCGATTGCTCGGCTAAGATTTCTAGAGTAGCTTGCCGCACAGAGATGCGCCCCCGTGGAAAGAGGTCTCCCGGTGAAGTTTTCCATCTTCCTGAATCCGCAGATCCCAGGCTCCGGATACGCGGCTGAGGAGAACGCCAAGGCCAAGCGCCCCATCGGGCGTGACACGGAGTCGTACCAGCGGCTGCTGCACGAGGTGCGTGAGATCGCCGTCCACGCCGACCAGCTCGGCTTCGACGCGCTGATGATGACCGAGCACCACTTCCACTCGGAGGGGATGGAGTTCTCGGTCAACCCGCTGATGTTCCTCACCGACCTGGCCGCCCGCACCGAGCGCATCCTGCTCGCGCCGCTCGGCCTGGTGCTGCCCGCCTGGGACCCCATCCGGGCGGCGGAGGACGTGGCGCTGCTCGACCAGTTCTGCAAGGGGCGGCTGCGGCTGGGAGTCGCCCGCGGCTACCAGAACCGCTGGATGAACGTGCTCGGCCAGCGCTGGCACGCGGCGGCGGCCCGCTCCGACGGCTCGGCCTCCGACACCCGCAACTTCGACGTCTTCGGCGAGGTGCTGAAGATCATGAAGCTGGCGTGGACCCAGGAGACCCTCCGCTACCGCTCCGACGTCCTCGACTACCAGGTGCCCTACCCGTACGAGGGCATCGAGGGCTGGCCCGCCCAGGACTGGACCCGCACCTTCGGCGCGCCCGGCGAGCTGGACGACCAGGGCCGGGTCCAGGCCGTCTCGGTCTGCCCCCGGCCGTACCAGAACCCCTACCCGGAGCTGTGGCAGCCGTTCACCATCTCCGACCGCTCGGTGATCAGGGCCGCGCAGGAGGACATCCTGCCGTGGCTGTTCACCCCCAACCCCGACGACCACGCCGCCAAGGCCAGGCTCTACCAGGAGGAGTCGGCCAAGCACGGCCGCGACTACAAGCTCGGCGAGCACACCGGCATCCTCAAGGTCGTCGGCATCGCCGACACCACCGAGGAGGCGATCGACACCTTCGGCCGCAGCATCCCCAAGGACTTCGCCGCCTTCTTCGGGCCGTTCGGCTACCTGGAGGTGCTGCGCAAGCAGGAGGACGAAAAGCACCAGCCCAT is drawn from Nonomuraea muscovyensis and contains these coding sequences:
- a CDS encoding TetR/AcrR family transcriptional regulator; this translates as MTTADDTRSRILAAARELFAERGYAGTSLADIAAAVGLTKTAVAYHFHPKDKLAAELIAPAAEDMLALLGSDPAGRPAFVEALVGFTVRHRAVMRLLMEDISGADHAPPGSTGEAIRTFRNELFAKLAGPDPDAETRLRSWAVLGALQGAIVQTMDLPEKQVHDTLLRAALAI
- a CDS encoding RNA-guided endonuclease InsQ/TnpB family protein, which translates into the protein MADLARKIRNRRQDFAARTAHVLAVDFELIVFEALAVRNMTAGVEPRPDPGRPGVFLVNGAVSKSGLNRAILDKGWHRIELATRSRARHTGTHVITVNPAYTSQRCNVCTVVDRKSRESQAVFRCTSCGHIEHADVNAAKNILTAGRAEHAQAGPAVRVGARKPRNRVGRKANRQATAAQATAQTEPELAGIPRL
- a CDS encoding serine/threonine-protein kinase; amino-acid sequence: MAHPLRTGDPRRLGAYELSGRLGEGGQGVVYLGTRDEDTYAVKLLHGPVGDERAAFLREVELAKQVARFCTAQVVEAGFDDGRAYIVSEYVDGPSLARDVAQTGPRTGAALERLAVGTATALAAIHRAGIVHRDFKPQNVLLGADGPRVIDFGLARALDAAATVSGRGVGTPAYMAPEQITASAVTGAADVFSWGATLCFAANASAPFGQDSVAPVLHRILTAPPDLGRLEGRLREIVAGCLDKDARNRPSSRELLLELLGGGDGVPAEVLRSPPPHILRVEPPAAVPAAGPVAGSVPGSVSGSAVGSAVGFVACAGAGSGGASAVPVAEPEATGTPGGYHLPAAASGAGPVSSDGPDAWRAAGPGASRGVTSVPGGGAGSGVTSVPGGGSGSGVTSVPGSGSGSGGGAGSDVTPVPGGETGSRVAFAQGAGPEERRGAVALRIMGNVPDDPEQTRRTGRAANRAGLAASAALLVSAAVLVSVVVPGLRKDEPSQAAAVPTVVTVGPADAEPEPERSDGIATQENREAPEAERSSDPPARTSVGVRVPALEGLDRAAATAALKRAGLVAGAVTQVGSRQRVGRVLDSRPAAGASVARGSAVTLRVSAGLAVPAVAGLQRAAAESALRAAGLAVGGVGTTCSAKPDGQVLSSKPGAGTRVSGGAKVALVVSRHGAIVPAVVGRLGPAARAALRAAGFTVTMQRRVVAEDAQVGTVLAQSVAAGACAAPGGGVVITVGVAGQSEPDPTEPSEPPVTETPQPTPTEP
- a CDS encoding LLM class F420-dependent oxidoreductase, encoding MRLGVTMFTTDRAMPVHELARAAEERGFASLYVPEHTHIPISRRTPPPAGQEELPEEYKRTFDPLVALSYAAAVTSRLRVGTGILLAAQRDPIVTAKAVATLDHLSGGRVVLGVGFGWNADEMADHGVPYRERREVAREHVLAMRALWRDEVAAFDGAHTRFEPSWAWPKPVSGPPVHIGGAAGPKLFAHVAEYADGWMPIGGRGVKAALPALREACEKAGRPMARVIPFGTLPTREKLDYYAGLGIDETVASLPSAPADVVLPVLDAYARLI
- a CDS encoding LLM class flavin-dependent oxidoreductase, which gives rise to MKFSIFLNPQIPGSGYAAEENAKAKRPIGRDTESYQRLLHEVREIAVHADQLGFDALMMTEHHFHSEGMEFSVNPLMFLTDLAARTERILLAPLGLVLPAWDPIRAAEDVALLDQFCKGRLRLGVARGYQNRWMNVLGQRWHAAAARSDGSASDTRNFDVFGEVLKIMKLAWTQETLRYRSDVLDYQVPYPYEGIEGWPAQDWTRTFGAPGELDDQGRVQAVSVCPRPYQNPYPELWQPFTISDRSVIRAAQEDILPWLFTPNPDDHAAKARLYQEESAKHGRDYKLGEHTGILKVVGIADTTEEAIDTFGRSIPKDFAAFFGPFGYLEVLRKQEDEKHQPISPEKGDAKRMNEVEMALFGSPDDVKRGIQRMLDRMPDLEWFGLYMQGQQGVLPLDTVKRNLELFATKVAPEFR